A region from the Acetobacteroides hydrogenigenes genome encodes:
- a CDS encoding alpha-amylase family glycosyl hydrolase — MKHPDWTKNATIYELNVRQFTPEGTFRATQQHLVRLKDLGIGIVWLMPIHPIGELERKGTLGSYYSVKDYTAINPEFGDFDDFKAFVDEAHRNGIRVIIDWVANHTSRDAVWITEHPDWYKRDSAGNIRVPYDWTDVAQLDTNNRHMWQGMASCMKYWISAANIDGFRCDMASLLPVEFWEYIRQEIDKEHRLFMLAESEDPLLHRKAFNATYYWDLHHTMNGLVQGKNTVEDLDRCFKKQHTLFSPNDMRLIFTSNHDENSWNGTEFERMGIAARQMAVFSFLIPGMPLIYNGQEAALSHRLKFFDKDSIEWNVNRNFEELYKKLTALKKEHEALWNAEWGGSFGYQFNGQSKTFTVERKKKGDIVIGLFNFSSNTASASTPPYPTTDYLKGSVHGASRGIRMLPWQYIVLVNSIS, encoded by the coding sequence GTGAAGCACCCCGATTGGACCAAGAACGCAACCATCTACGAGCTCAACGTTCGTCAATTCACCCCCGAGGGAACCTTTAGGGCCACCCAACAGCATCTAGTTCGCCTAAAAGACCTCGGCATTGGCATCGTATGGCTAATGCCGATCCACCCTATCGGAGAGCTCGAGCGGAAGGGAACGCTGGGCAGCTACTACTCCGTAAAGGACTATACGGCCATCAACCCCGAGTTTGGAGACTTCGACGATTTCAAGGCTTTTGTTGATGAAGCCCACCGAAACGGAATCCGGGTAATCATCGATTGGGTAGCCAACCACACCTCGCGCGATGCGGTTTGGATTACCGAACACCCCGACTGGTACAAGAGGGATAGCGCAGGAAACATTCGCGTCCCCTACGACTGGACGGACGTAGCCCAACTCGACACCAACAACCGCCACATGTGGCAGGGCATGGCCAGCTGCATGAAGTACTGGATCTCCGCGGCCAACATCGACGGCTTCCGCTGCGACATGGCCAGCCTGCTGCCCGTCGAATTTTGGGAGTACATCCGCCAAGAGATCGACAAGGAGCATCGCCTATTCATGCTTGCCGAAAGCGAAGACCCCCTACTGCACCGAAAAGCCTTCAACGCCACCTACTACTGGGATCTCCACCATACAATGAACGGCCTTGTGCAGGGTAAGAATACCGTTGAAGACCTAGATCGATGCTTCAAGAAGCAGCACACCCTATTCTCCCCAAACGACATGAGGCTCATCTTTACCTCGAACCACGACGAGAATAGCTGGAACGGAACCGAGTTCGAACGAATGGGGATTGCGGCTAGGCAGATGGCCGTATTCTCGTTCCTTATCCCCGGAATGCCCCTTATCTACAACGGACAGGAGGCAGCCCTTAGCCACCGCCTTAAGTTCTTCGACAAGGACAGCATCGAGTGGAATGTAAACCGCAACTTCGAGGAGCTATACAAGAAGCTAACCGCACTAAAAAAGGAGCACGAAGCACTTTGGAATGCCGAATGGGGAGGCTCCTTTGGCTACCAGTTCAACGGACAAAGCAAAACATTTACGGTTGAACGCAAAAAGAAGGGGGATATCGTTATAGGGCTCTTCAACTTTAGCTCCAATACGGCAAGCGCCAGCACTCCACCTTACCCCACAACCGACTACCTGAAGGGCTCCGTACACGGAGCCTCGAGAGGGATACGCATGCTGCCTTGGCAGTACATCGTACTAGTTAACAGCATCAGTTAA
- a CDS encoding acylphosphatase, which yields MVSKRIVVSGRVQGVGFRYFVERRAQELGVVGFVRNLPNGKVEVEAEGDDVAVETLVDYCRVGPARALVDRVEAHSQPLVGYTYFGVR from the coding sequence ATGGTAAGCAAGCGTATTGTTGTAAGTGGGCGTGTTCAAGGTGTCGGGTTTCGTTATTTTGTTGAACGAAGGGCGCAGGAACTTGGTGTTGTTGGCTTTGTTCGTAATCTTCCGAACGGAAAGGTTGAGGTGGAAGCCGAAGGCGACGATGTGGCCGTAGAAACGCTTGTTGACTACTGTAGAGTTGGACCTGCCAGAGCGCTTGTTGATAGGGTAGAGGCGCACTCGCAGCCATTGGTTGGCTACACATATTTTGGGGTACGATAG